In a genomic window of Chloroflexota bacterium:
- a CDS encoding DinB family protein, producing the protein MHKEALFRRLNAGWQELQDAISGLPDEAVVEPGAVGVWSVRDIIAHITTWEEEALKALPVIVVGGRLPRYASQGGIDAFNARQQAAKSQFSLERLRLEMEATHQRLLALLDRVPESAYASEGRFLKRLRLDAYGHWRLHAEDVRRWRESQGL; encoded by the coding sequence ATGCATAAGGAAGCGCTCTTCCGGCGGCTCAATGCCGGGTGGCAGGAGCTGCAGGACGCCATCTCCGGCCTGCCGGACGAGGCAGTCGTCGAGCCCGGGGCTGTTGGCGTATGGTCCGTGCGGGACATTATCGCCCACATCACCACGTGGGAAGAGGAGGCGCTCAAGGCGCTGCCGGTCATCGTCGTGGGCGGCAGGCTTCCGCGGTACGCCAGCCAGGGCGGCATCGACGCGTTCAACGCGCGCCAGCAGGCGGCCAAGAGCCAATTCAGCCTGGAGCGGCTGCGGCTGGAGATGGAGGCGACGCACCAGCGGCTCCTGGCGCTGCTCGACCGCGTGCCTGAGTCTGCCTACGCCAGCGAGGGACGCTTCCTCAAGCGGCTTCGGCTGGACGCGTACGGCCACTGGCGGCTGCACGCAGAGGACGTGCGCCGGTGGAGGGAGTCGCAGGGACTGTAA
- a CDS encoding acetoacetate--CoA ligase, which translates to MNQIREGDLLWSPSEERKAQANITRYMAWLRESRGLDFGSYDELWRWSVDDLEAFWASIWDYFGVRARKPYDRVLADRSMPGAKWFTGAELNYAEHALARRDEHVALLWRNEDGPGGEMTYDELYRQVASVAAGLRRLGVGRGDRVAAYLPNVPEAVIAFLATASIGAVWSSCSPDFGERSVVDRFQQIEPTVLITVDGYRYGGREFDRTAVSEDVRRSLPGLRAMVVVENIGGRALPGGAMRWEELLGEDAELTFEPVPFDHPLWVLYSSGTTGLPKAIVQSHGGILVEHFKTLAFHFDLTEDDRFFWFSTTGWMMWNVLVGGLLVGATCVLYDGSPGHPDMNALWRLAQDTGITYFGTSAPFLAACAKAAVEPGCDFDLSALRGIGSTASPLPPESFGWVYEHVKRDVVLGSASGGTDICTAQAGPCPILPVHAGELQCRELGVALESFDEAGQPGVERVGELVVTAPMPSMPIFLWGDADGSKHHESYFGMYPGIWRHGDWVKVTERGSCVIYGRSDSTLNRGGVRMGTSEFYSVVEEFPEVADSLVVDTSALGAEGQLLLFLVMREGVTLDEALTARVKERIRSALSPRHVPNDVYAAPAVPRTLNGKKIEVPVKRILQGASAEEVAAAASMANPEALTYFVGLANRLGRGPQAVGWRVGNDA; encoded by the coding sequence ATGAACCAAATCCGAGAGGGCGACCTGCTGTGGTCGCCCTCTGAAGAGCGGAAGGCGCAGGCCAACATCACCCGCTATATGGCGTGGCTACGGGAGTCGCGCGGGCTGGACTTTGGCTCGTACGACGAGCTCTGGCGCTGGTCAGTGGATGACCTGGAGGCGTTCTGGGCGAGCATCTGGGACTACTTCGGGGTCAGGGCGCGCAAGCCCTACGATCGTGTGCTCGCCGACCGGAGCATGCCGGGCGCGAAGTGGTTCACCGGCGCAGAGCTCAACTACGCCGAGCACGCCCTCGCGCGGCGCGATGAGCATGTCGCGCTGCTGTGGCGCAACGAGGACGGCCCCGGCGGCGAGATGACCTACGATGAGCTCTACAGGCAGGTGGCGTCCGTCGCGGCGGGGCTGCGGCGGCTTGGCGTCGGGCGCGGCGACCGGGTTGCGGCGTATCTGCCCAACGTCCCCGAGGCCGTCATCGCCTTCCTTGCGACCGCCAGCATTGGGGCTGTGTGGTCGTCGTGCTCACCGGACTTTGGTGAACGCAGCGTGGTGGACCGCTTCCAGCAAATTGAGCCTACCGTGCTGATCACCGTCGACGGGTACCGCTACGGCGGGCGCGAGTTCGACCGCACGGCGGTGTCGGAGGATGTGCGACGGAGCCTGCCGGGGCTGCGGGCAATGGTCGTTGTCGAGAACATCGGCGGGCGCGCGCTGCCGGGGGGCGCGATGCGGTGGGAGGAGTTGCTGGGCGAGGACGCGGAGCTCACTTTCGAGCCGGTGCCCTTCGACCATCCGCTGTGGGTTCTGTACTCGTCCGGCACTACCGGGCTGCCGAAGGCCATCGTGCAGAGCCACGGCGGCATTCTTGTCGAGCACTTCAAGACGCTTGCCTTCCACTTCGACCTCACAGAGGACGACCGTTTCTTCTGGTTCAGCACAACCGGGTGGATGATGTGGAACGTGCTGGTGGGCGGCCTGCTAGTGGGCGCGACATGCGTCCTCTACGACGGCAGCCCCGGCCACCCCGACATGAACGCGCTGTGGCGGCTGGCGCAGGACACGGGCATCACCTATTTCGGGACGAGCGCGCCGTTCCTTGCCGCCTGCGCAAAGGCCGCCGTGGAGCCCGGTTGCGACTTCGACTTGAGCGCGCTGCGAGGAATCGGCTCGACTGCGTCGCCGCTGCCGCCGGAGTCCTTCGGCTGGGTGTACGAGCACGTCAAGCGCGACGTGGTGCTCGGCTCGGCGAGCGGCGGGACCGACATCTGCACGGCGCAGGCGGGACCGTGCCCGATACTGCCTGTACACGCGGGTGAGTTGCAATGCCGCGAGCTCGGCGTGGCGCTGGAGTCGTTCGACGAGGCAGGGCAACCGGGAGTAGAGCGTGTGGGCGAGCTTGTCGTCACGGCGCCGATGCCGTCGATGCCCATCTTCCTCTGGGGCGACGCCGACGGCAGCAAGCACCACGAGAGCTACTTCGGCATGTACCCCGGCATCTGGCGGCATGGAGACTGGGTGAAGGTGACGGAGCGCGGAAGCTGCGTCATCTACGGCCGGTCCGACTCCACGCTGAACCGCGGCGGCGTGCGCATGGGCACCAGCGAGTTCTACAGCGTCGTGGAGGAGTTCCCCGAGGTGGCCGATAGCCTGGTGGTCGACACGAGCGCCCTGGGGGCGGAGGGGCAACTGCTGCTGTTTCTCGTGATGCGGGAAGGCGTCACGCTCGATGAGGCGCTGACGGCACGCGTCAAGGAGCGGATCAGGTCGGCGCTGTCGCCGAGGCACGTGCCCAACGACGTCTACGCCGCCCCGGCGGTGCCCCGAACACTGAATGGGAAGAAGATAGAGGTGCCGGTGAAGCGTATCCTTCAGGGTGCGTCCGCGGAGGAGGTCGCGGCGGCCGCATCCATGGCCAATCCGGAGGCATTGACGTACTTCGTCGGTCTTGCCAACCGATTGGGCAGGGGTCCGCAGGCCGTGGGATGGAGGGTCGGCAACGATGCATAA
- a CDS encoding LLM class flavin-dependent oxidoreductase: MADTVNIGLRIPSIHPCDTDALRSYVLEAEALGFHSIWVGDHVFYRVDILDPLTMLTWVAAQTTRVRLGTAVMLTAYRNPVLLAKAASSLDHLSGGRLTLGVSIGGSEAEFNSLGVPMNKRVTHLRENVAIMRRLWAEEDVEYEGNFHRIEGGTMTPRPAQKPGVPIWFGGASEAMHRRLAGIADGWVGPGGMPADTFVDGVKRVRDFAAEQGRDPDTLGFGKLINVSIDPSRERALELARAHWNTYYGPNFSVERSAICGEPEEVDVALREFGEAEASEVTLAIEISNLDLGQLHLLAETMGVTPA, from the coding sequence GTGGCAGACACCGTCAACATCGGGCTACGCATCCCGTCCATTCACCCCTGCGACACCGACGCCCTGCGCAGCTATGTGCTTGAGGCGGAGGCGCTCGGCTTCCACTCAATCTGGGTGGGCGACCACGTCTTCTACCGCGTCGACATCCTGGACCCGCTGACCATGCTGACGTGGGTGGCCGCGCAGACGACGCGTGTCCGTTTGGGCACGGCGGTCATGCTGACCGCATACCGCAACCCGGTGCTGCTGGCGAAGGCGGCCTCATCTCTCGACCACCTCTCCGGCGGGCGGCTGACGCTCGGCGTCTCCATCGGCGGCTCGGAGGCCGAGTTCAACAGCCTCGGCGTGCCGATGAACAAGCGTGTGACGCACCTTCGCGAGAACGTCGCGATCATGCGCAGGCTGTGGGCCGAGGAGGACGTTGAGTACGAGGGCAACTTCCACCGCATCGAGGGCGGGACGATGACGCCGCGGCCCGCTCAGAAGCCCGGCGTACCCATTTGGTTCGGCGGCGCCAGCGAGGCGATGCACCGCCGGCTTGCGGGCATCGCCGACGGCTGGGTCGGGCCGGGGGGTATGCCGGCGGACACCTTCGTCGACGGGGTCAAGCGCGTGCGTGACTTCGCTGCGGAGCAGGGCCGGGACCCGGATACGCTGGGGTTCGGCAAGCTCATCAACGTCAGCATCGACCCGAGCCGGGAGAGGGCCCTCGAGTTGGCGCGGGCGCACTGGAACACCTACTACGGCCCCAACTTCAGCGTGGAGCGGTCGGCCATCTGCGGCGAGCCGGAAGAGGTGGACGTGGCCCTCCGAGAGTTCGGCGAGGCGGAGGCTTCCGAGGTGACACTTGCCATTGAGATCTCCAACCTGGACTTGGGCCAGCTACACCTCCTGGCTGAGACGATGGGCGTGACGCCCGCGTGA
- a CDS encoding plasmid stabilization protein, translating to MASITIRKLDDDLKRKLRVRAAVHGCSMEQEARNILGEVLNGGTEEGAEAEEKGFGTYLYELLAPYRGMELPIEPRGSMPSREPPRFD from the coding sequence ATGGCAAGCATCACAATCCGCAAGCTCGACGATGACCTTAAGCGCAAACTGCGTGTTCGGGCAGCGGTACACGGGTGTTCGATGGAGCAGGAAGCGCGAAACATTCTGGGAGAGGTTCTCAACGGTGGCACAGAGGAAGGTGCGGAGGCCGAGGAGAAGGGGTTTGGCACCTACCTGTATGAGCTACTTGCCCCCTATCGTGGGATGGAACTGCCCATCGAACCACGGGGCTCCATGCCCAGCCGCGAACCACCGCGATTCGACTGA
- a CDS encoding type II toxin-antitoxin system VapC family toxin has translation MPVIDTNVLSEYLKEGPNQAVLTWMDGIPREEQFTTAVCFAEVRKGLARMADGRRKRHREEAANHLFLVGFAGRILPFDVQAAELFGEIFEARRRSGSSYFVEDCMIAAIAKAHGMAVATRNVRDFEGTGVDVIDPWAGGSGAGT, from the coding sequence GTGCCTGTCATTGACACCAATGTCTTGTCAGAATACTTGAAGGAGGGGCCTAACCAGGCCGTCCTCACGTGGATGGATGGCATTCCCAGAGAGGAACAATTCACCACAGCGGTGTGCTTCGCGGAGGTCAGGAAGGGCCTTGCCCGTATGGCTGATGGACGCCGCAAGCGCCATAGGGAAGAAGCGGCGAATCACCTCTTTCTCGTTGGGTTTGCCGGCCGTATTCTCCCATTCGACGTTCAAGCTGCAGAACTGTTTGGAGAGATATTCGAGGCTCGGCGCCGATCTGGTAGTTCCTATTTTGTAGAGGACTGCATGATTGCGGCAATCGCGAAGGCTCATGGCATGGCAGTGGCGACGCGGAATGTGCGGGATTTCGAGGGGACTGGGGTGGACGTGATCGATCCGTGGGCGGGCGGCAGCGGAGCGGGTACATGA